The region CATCGTGGCCCAGTTCGAGCAATACGTAAAACTGAACAAGAAGATTCCGCCCGAGATCCTGACCTCGCTGGCGGGTATCGACGATGCCGGCCGCCTGGCCGACACCATTGCCGCGCATCTGCCGCTCAAGCTTGAGCAGAAGCAGAAAATGCTCGAAATCTTCGGTACGCCGGAACGGCTCGAAGGGCTGCTGACGCAGCTGGAAACGGAAATCGACATTCTCCAGGTGGAGAAGCGTATCCGTGGCCGCGTCAAGAAGCAGATGGAAAAGAGCCAGCGCGACTACTACCTGAACGAACAGGTCAAAGCCATCCAGAAAGAACTGGGTGAAGGCGAAGAAGGCGCGGACATCGAGGAGCTGGAAAAGAAGATCCTCGCCGCCCGCATGCCGAAGGACGCGCGCAAGAAGGCTGATTCCGAGCTCAAGAAGCTCAAGTTGATGTCGCCCATGTCGGCTGAAGCCACCGTGGTGCGCAATTACATCGACACCCTGATCAACCTGCCGTGGCGCAAGAAGAGCAAGGTCAATAATTCGATTTCCAACGCCGAATCGGTGCTGGACGACGATCACTATGGCCTGGAGAAGGTCAAGGAACGCATCCTCGAATATCTGGCTGTGCAGCAACGCGTGGACAAGGTGAAGGCGCCGATTCTGTGTCTGGTCGGCCCTCCGGGTGTCGGCAAGACCTCGCTCGGCCAGTCGATCGCCAAGGCGACCAACCGCAAGTTCGTGCGGATGGCCCTGGGCGGCGTGCGCGACGAAGCGGAAATCCGTGGTCATCGCCGCACGTACATCGGCTCCATGCCGGGCAAGATCCTGCAGAACATGAACAAGGTGGCCGTGCGCAACCCTCTGTTCCTGCTCGACGAGATCGACAAGCTGGGCATGGACTTCCGTGGCGATCCCTCGTCGGCGCTGCTGGAAGTGCTGGATCCGGAACAGAACCACACCTTCCAGGATCACTACGTCGAGGTCGACTTCGACCTGTCCGACGTGATGTTCGTGGCGACCAGTAATACCTTGAACATTCCGCCGGCCCTGCTGGACCGTATGGAAGTCATCCGTCTGTCTGGCTACACCGAAGACGAGAAGGTGCATATCGCCAGCGATCACTTGCTGCCCAAGCTGTTGAAGAACAACGGCCTGAAGGACGGTGAGCTGGCGGTCGAGGAATCGGCCCTGCGCGATATTGTGCGCTACTACACCCGTGAAGCAGGCGTGCGGGCGCTGGAACGCGAAATCGGCAAGATCTGCCGCAAGGTCGTCAAGGAATTGCTGACCAAGCGCGACAGCACGCCCGCCGTCAAGGGTGCGAAAGCGCCCGCGGTGGTGACGGATGGCGTGGTCGTGTCGGCGGATAACCTGAACGACTACCTGGGCGTGCGCCGTTACAGCTTCGGCATGGCGGAGAAGGAAAACCAGGTCGGCCAGGTGACGGGTCTGGCCTGGACGGAAGTGGGCGGCGATCTGCTGACCATTGAAGTCGCCGACATGTCGGGCAAGGGCGCCATCCAGCGCACGGGTTCGCTGGGCGACGTGATGAAGGAATCGGTCGAGGCGGCCCGTACGGTGGTGCGTTCGCGTGCACGCCGTCTGGGCTTCGCGGACAGCGTGTTCGAGAAGCGCGACATGCACGTCCACGTGCCGGAAGGCGCCACCCCCAAGGATGGTCCTTCGGCGGGTATCGCCATCACCACGGCCATGGTGTCGGCTTTGTCGGGCATCCCGGTGCGCGCGGACGTGGCCATGACGGGTGAAATCACCCTGCGTGGCGAAGTCCTGGCCATTGGCGGCTTGAAGGAAAAGCTGCTCGCGGCCCACCGTGGCGGTATCAAGACCGTGCTGATCCCTGAGGAAAACGTCAAGGATCTGGCGGAGATTCCGGACAACGTCAAGAATCACCTGGAAGTGGTGCCGGTGCGTTGGATCGACAAGGTATTGGAACTGGCGCTCGAGCACATGCCCGAGCCGCTGGCCGACGAAGAGTCGAAAGACAAACCTTTGGTGTCGGCCCAGCCCGCTGAAGCCTCCGATCCGGTGACGAAGCACTGAGTACCGTAGGTATGGCCGGGGCTTCCCGGCCCCCCATACTTACCGGTAAAACAAAAAGGCGAACCGCAAGGTTCGCCTTTTTGTTTGCCTTGCCGGGGAAGGGCGATCTAGTGCAGCGCCTGCGTCCGGATCAGTCCGACCGCGATGCCTTCCAGTGCGAAGTCCTGGCCGTTCTGGACGACGATGGTTTCGAAGTCCGGGTTTTCGGGCAGCAGCTGGATGCGGCCGCCTTGCCGTTGCAGGCGCTTGACCGTGACGTCGTCGTCGATGCGGGCCACGACGATTTGTCCGTCGCGGGCTTCGCCGGATTTCTTGACGGCCAGCAGGTCGCCGTCCAGGATGCCGGCGTCGCGCATGCTCATGCCGCGGACCTTGAGCAGGTAGTCAGGGCGTTGCGCGAACAGGCCGGGATCCACGCCGACGTCACGTTCGACGTGCTCGGCGGCGAGGATGGGGCTGCCCGCCGCGACGCGGCCCACCAGCGGCAGCAGCAGCTGCGCCAGGGCGGGCATGGGCAGCATGGCTTGCACGCCAGTCGCGACTTCCTTCAGGCGGATGCCACGCGAAGCGCCGGCCGTAAGCTCGATGGCGCCTTTGCGCGCCAGGGCTTTGAGGTGGTCTTCCGCGGCATTGGGAGAACGAAAACCCAGCGCCTGGGCAATTT is a window of Bordetella sp. N DNA encoding:
- the lon gene encoding endopeptidase La — its product is MSGTQTLPPEPIDLPLLPLRDVVVFPHMVIPLFVGRPRSIRALEVAMEAGKSIMLVAQKSAGKDDPSPEDVYEIGCVAGILQMLKLPDGTVKVLVEGSQRARITRIEDVDSHFTCEVVPIEQDASQGSETEALRRAIVAQFEQYVKLNKKIPPEILTSLAGIDDAGRLADTIAAHLPLKLEQKQKMLEIFGTPERLEGLLTQLETEIDILQVEKRIRGRVKKQMEKSQRDYYLNEQVKAIQKELGEGEEGADIEELEKKILAARMPKDARKKADSELKKLKLMSPMSAEATVVRNYIDTLINLPWRKKSKVNNSISNAESVLDDDHYGLEKVKERILEYLAVQQRVDKVKAPILCLVGPPGVGKTSLGQSIAKATNRKFVRMALGGVRDEAEIRGHRRTYIGSMPGKILQNMNKVAVRNPLFLLDEIDKLGMDFRGDPSSALLEVLDPEQNHTFQDHYVEVDFDLSDVMFVATSNTLNIPPALLDRMEVIRLSGYTEDEKVHIASDHLLPKLLKNNGLKDGELAVEESALRDIVRYYTREAGVRALEREIGKICRKVVKELLTKRDSTPAVKGAKAPAVVTDGVVVSADNLNDYLGVRRYSFGMAEKENQVGQVTGLAWTEVGGDLLTIEVADMSGKGAIQRTGSLGDVMKESVEAARTVVRSRARRLGFADSVFEKRDMHVHVPEGATPKDGPSAGIAITTAMVSALSGIPVRADVAMTGEITLRGEVLAIGGLKEKLLAAHRGGIKTVLIPEENVKDLAEIPDNVKNHLEVVPVRWIDKVLELALEHMPEPLADEESKDKPLVSAQPAEASDPVTKH
- the lexA gene encoding transcriptional repressor LexA, translated to MATKLTERQQQILDLIRQTVASTGFPPTRAEIAQALGFRSPNAAEDHLKALARKGAIELTAGASRGIRLKEVATGVQAMLPMPALAQLLLPLVGRVAAGSPILAAEHVERDVGVDPGLFAQRPDYLLKVRGMSMRDAGILDGDLLAVKKSGEARDGQIVVARIDDDVTVKRLQRQGGRIQLLPENPDFETIVVQNGQDFALEGIAVGLIRTQALH